The Tamandua tetradactyla isolate mTamTet1 chromosome 23, mTamTet1.pri, whole genome shotgun sequence genome includes a window with the following:
- the HBM gene encoding hemoglobin subunit mu has product MLSAEERSQIAQVWDLIAGHEAHFGAELLLRLFTTYPSTKTYFPHLGACPDEVQLLSHGQRMLAAVGVAVQHLDHLREVLSPLADLHAHVLRVDPANFPMLIQCFQVVLASHLQGEFTVEMQAAWDKFLTGLAVVLTEKNR; this is encoded by the exons ATGCTCAGCGCGGAGGAGCGCTCCCAAATCGCGCAGGTCTGGGACCTGATCGCGGGCCACGAGGCGCACTTCGGGGCGGAGCTGCTGCTCAG GCTCTTCACCACGTACCCCAGCACGAAGACCTACTTCCCACACCTGGGCGCCTGCCCGGACGAGGTGCAGCTGCTGAGCCATGGACAGCGCATGCTCGCGGCGGTGGGCGTGGCCGTGCAGCACCTGGACCACCTGCGCGAGGTGCTGAGCCCGCTCGCCGACCTGCACGCGCACGTGTTGCGCGTGGACCCGGCCAACTTCCCG ATGCTGATCCAGTGCTTCCAGGTGGTGCTGGCCTCCCACCTGCAGGGTGAATTCACCGTGGAAATGCAGGCGGCCTGGGACAAGTTCCTCACCGGCCTGGCCGTGGTGCTGACGGAAAAGAACCGCTGA
- the LOC143666835 gene encoding hemoglobin subunit zeta-like, producing MSLTRSEQDIITSIWAKVSSQANAIGTEALERLFASHPQTKTYFPHFDLRPGSAQLRVHGSKVVAAVGDAVRSLDNIAGALARLSELHAYVLRVDPVNFKLLSHCLLVTVAARFPADFTAEAHEAWDKFLSIVSSVLTAKYR from the exons ATGTCGCTGACCAGGTCCGAGCAGGACATCATCACGTCCATCTGGGCCAAGGTCTCCTCGCAGGCCAACGCCATTGGCACAGAGGCCCTGGAGCG GCTGTTCGCCAGCCACCCGCAGACCAAGACCTACTTCCCGCACTTCGACCTGCGCCCGGGCTCGGCGCAGCTGCGCGTGCACGGCTCCAAGGTGGTGGCGGCCGTGGGCGACGCGGTCCGGAGCCTCGACAACATCGCGGGCGCCCTGGCCAGGCTGAGCGAGCTGCACGCCTACGTCCTGCGCGTGGACCCGGTCAACTTCAAg CTCCTGTCCCACTGCCTGCTGGTCACCGTGGCCGCGCGCTTCCCCGCCGACTTCACGGCCGAGGCGCACGAGGCCTGGGACAAGTTCCTGTCCATCGTGTCCTCCGTGCTGACCGCGAAGTACCGATGA
- the LOC143666834 gene encoding hemoglobin subunit alpha-1/2-like: MVLSPADKTNIKTAWDKIGSHAGEYGAEALERLFLAFPTTKTYFPHFDLSHGSAQVKAHGKKVADALTLAAGHLDDLPGALSALSDLHAHKLRVDPINFRLLGQCLMVTLANHLPNDFTPAVHASLDKFITYVATVLTSKYR; encoded by the exons ATGGTGCTGTCGCCCGCCGACAAGACCAACATCAAGACCGCCTGGGACAAGATTGGCTCCCATGCAGGCGAATACGGCGCCGAGGCCCTGGAGAG GCTCTTCCTCGCCTTCCCCACCACCAAGACCTACTTCCCGCACTTCGACCTGAGCCATGGCTCCGCCCAGGTCAAGGCCCACGGCAAGAAGGTGGCTGATGCCCTGACCCTCGCCGCCGGCCACCTGGACGACCTGCCCGGCGCGCTGTCTGCCCTGAGCGACCTGCACGCGCACAAGCTGCGGGTGGACCCGATCAACTTCAGG CTCCTGGGTCAGTGCCTGATGGTCACCCTGGCCAACCACCTCCCGAACGACTTCACCCCTGCCGTCCACGCCTCCCTGGACAAGTTCATCACCTACGTGGCCACCGTGCTGACCTCCAAATACCGCTAA
- the LOC143667758 gene encoding hemoglobin subunit alpha-1/2 — MVLSPADKTNIKTAWDKIGSHAGEYGAEALERLFLAFPTTKTYFPHFDLSHGSAQVKAHGKKVADALTLAAGHLDDLPGALSALSDLHAHKLRVDPINFKLLGHCLMVTLANHLPNDFTPAVHASLDKFVTNVGTVLTSKYR; from the exons ATGGTGCTGTCGCCCGCCGACAAGACCAACATCAAGACCGCCTGGGACAAGATTGGCTCCCATGCAGGCGAATACGGCGCCGAGGCCCTGGAGAG GCTCTTCCTCGCCTTCCCCACCACCAAGACCTACTTCCCGCACTTCGACCTGAGCCATGGCTCCGCCCAGGTCAAGGCCCACGGCAAGAAGGTGGCTGATGCCCTGACCCTCGCCGCCGGCCACCTGGACGACCTGCCCGGCGCGCTGTCTGCCCTGAGCGACCTGCACGCGCACAAGCTGCGGGTGGACCCGATCAACTTCAAG CTCCTGGGTCACTGCCTGATGGTCACCCTGGCCAACCACCTCCCGAACGACTTCACCCCTGCCGTCCACGCCTCCCTGGACAAGTTCGTCACCAACGTGGGCACCGTGCTGACCTCCAAATACCGCTAA
- the LOC143667759 gene encoding hemoglobin subunit alpha-1/2, which yields MVLSPADKTNIKTAWDKIGSHAGEYGAEALERLFLAFPTTKTYFPHFDLSHGSAQVKAHGKKVADALTLAAGHLDDLPGALSALSDLHAHKLRVDPINFKLLGHCLMVTLANHLPNDFTPAVHASLDKFVTNVGTVLTSKYR from the exons ATGGTGCTGTCGCCCGCCGACAAGACCAACATCAAGACCGCCTGGGACAAGATTGGCTCCCATGCAGGCGAATACGGCGCGGAGGCCCTGGAGAG GCTCTTCCTCGCCTTCCCCACCACCAAGACCTACTTCCCGCACTTCGACCTGAGCCATGGCTCCGCCCAGGTCAAGGCCCACGGCAAGAAGGTGGCTGATGCCCTGACCCTCGCCGCCGGCCACCTGGACGACCTGCCCGGCGCGCTGTCTGCCCTGAGCGACCTGCACGCGCACAAGCTGCGGGTGGACCCGATCAACTTCAAG CTCCTGGGTCACTGCCTGATGGTCACCCTGGCCAACCACCTCCCGAACGACTTCACCCCTGCCGTCCACGCCTCCCTGGACAAGTTCGTCACCAACGTGGGCACCGTGCTGACCTCCAAATACCGCTAA
- the LOC143667757 gene encoding hemoglobin subunit theta-1-like, giving the protein MAMSATDKGAVRALWRKLGSNVDVYATEALERLFVSFPTTKTYFPHLDLSPSSAQVKAQGKKVADALTLAADHLDDLPGALSALSDLHAHKLRVDPINFKLLNHCLLVTFARHYPGDFSPALHGSLDKFLSHVTSALASKCR; this is encoded by the exons ATGGCGATGTCCGCGACGGATAAGGGTGCAGTGCGTGCGCTGTGGAGGAAGCTGGGCAGCAATGTCGACGTCTACGCCACCGAGGCCCTAGAGAG GCTCTTCGTCTCCTTCCCCACCACCAAGACCTACTTCCCGCACTTAGACCTGAGCCCCAGCTCCGCCCAGGTCAAGGCCCAGGGCAAGAAGGTGGCTGATGCCCTGACCCTCGCCGCCGACCACCTGGACGACCTTCCCGGCGCGCTGTCCGCCCTGAGTGATCTGCACGCGCACAAGTTGCGGGTGGACCCGATCAACTTCAAG CTCCTGAACCACTGTCTGCTTGTGACTTTCGCCCGGCACTACCCCGGCGACTTCAGCCCCGCCCTGCACGGTTCGCTGGACAAGTTTCTGAGCCACGTGACGTCGGCGCTGGCCTCCAAATGCCGCTGA